One genomic segment of Sebastes fasciatus isolate fSebFas1 chromosome 17, fSebFas1.pri, whole genome shotgun sequence includes these proteins:
- the hax1 gene encoding HCLS1-associated protein X-1: MSVFDLFRGFFGVPGGHYRGQRDPFFDAMTHDDDDDDDDEEDGFCYDGLRGDQQDPFDSAWRFGFSVGPDGMRMQEPPGFGHVLREMEEIFSQLGRWDGQTESGHFGVPSIMPPPPPQGRAERGAGRSGGYSLRDYMLKSPYNHPQGPQAGPSREPRNDPSYESPEFPSSPFHGWTPFSKFNDIWKRGPQKSPEEERKEDRDLDSAVSSGGLDQFLAPPAGQAPNQPRTRSFFQSVMVTKVVKPDGTIEERRTVRDGQGNEETTVTRSGGPGSLKGTDHQTGPVISGGQNPFSDMRDDDSLFSKFFGSFK; encoded by the exons ATGAgtgtttttgatttatttcGCGGGTTCTTCGGAGTACCTGGAGGTCATTACCGAGGCCAAAG GGACCCCTTCTTCGATGCTATGACTCATgatgacgacgatgatgatgatgatgaagaagacgGGTTCTGCTATGATGGGTTGCGGGGGGACCAGCAGGACCCCTTTGACAGCGCCTGGAGGTTTGGCTTCAGCGTTGGCCCCGACGGGATGAGGATGCAGGAGCCCCCAGGGTTTGGCCACGTCCTcagggagatggaggagatcTTCTCCCAGCTGGGCCGCtgggacggacagacagagtcTGGACACTTTG GTGTTCCCAGTATCATGCCACCGCCACCACCTCAGGGCAGAGCAGAGAGGGGTGCAGGGAGATCCGGTGGGTACTCTCTCAGAGACTATATGCTCAAATCCCCCTACAACCACCCACAAGGACCCCAAGCAGGGCCATCTAGAGAGCCCAGAAATGATCCTTCTTATGAGTCGCCAGAATTTCCCAGCTCGCCGTTCCACGGCTGGACCCCTTTTTCAAAG TTTAATGATATTTGGAAAAGAGGGCCACAGAAATCTCCAGAGGAGGAGCGCAAAGAAGACAGAG ATCTGGACTCTGCAGTGTCCTCTGGTGGCTTGGATCAGTTTCTGGCGCCACCTGCTGGTCAGGCGCCGAACCAACCAAGGACCCGCTCGTTCTTCCAGTCAGTCATGGTCACCAAGGTGGTGAAACCTGATGGG ACTATAGAGGAGAGGCGAACAGTTCGAGACGGCCAAGGCAATGAAGAGACCACGGTGACCCGCTCAGGAGGTCCTGGAAGCCTGAAGGGAACAGACCATCAAACTGGACCCGTCATATCAG GTGGTCAAAATCCATTTTCGGATATGCGGGACGATGACTCATTGTTCTCCAAGTTCTTTGGAAGCTTTAAGTAA